Below is a window of Herbiconiux aconitum DNA.
GCCAGAGCGAGAGCGCGCCCGATCCGACGCCGGCTTCCACGACCGTGGCTCCCGGGAAGATGTCGGCCTGAGCGAGGATCTGCGCGGCATCCTTCGGGTAGATGATGGCGGCGCCGCGAGGCATCGACATCACGAAGTCGGTCAGCAGCGGGCGGAGCGCCAGGTGCTCCACGCCGACGGAGTTCTTCACGACCGAGCCGTCGGGCAGGCCGATCAGGGCGTCGTGGTCGATGAAGCCGCGGTGCGTGTGGAAGACCTTGCCCGATTCGAGGGTGATGCTGTTGAGCTTGCCCTTGGGGCCGGTGAGCTGCACCCGGTCGCCTTCACGGAACGGGCCGCTGTATTGCGCGGTCATGCGCTCTGGCCCGCGTCGCTGCGCACCTCGGCGAGCACGGTCGCCAGGTCGTCGGGCGTCACGCCCTCGAGGGTGTTCCACACCCGGTCCGCACCCGAGTCGTCGAGGTTCAGCAAGTGCTGCACTCCGATCACGGCCGCCCCCGAGGCGACGGCGGAGGTGACGCCGGTCACCGAATCCTCGATCGCGACGGTGTGCGCGATGTCGACGCCGAGCGTCTGGGCGGCAGTGAGGTAGGCCTCCGGATGCGGCTTGCTCTGCGTCACGACATCGGCCGACACGACCGTCGCGAAGACGTCAGCGGGCACGAAACCGGCCACGTGACGGGCCATCCGGCCGATCGACATGGTCACGAGCGCCTGCGGCACTCCGCGCTCGTGCAGGGCGGTGAGCAGCTCGAGCGCTCCGGGCCGCCAGGGCACGTGCTCGCTGATCTGCTCCATCACTTTGGTGGAGAGGAGCTGGATGATCTCATCGGCCGGCATCTCGACGCCGAACTCCTGCATGATGCGAGCACTGCGGTCGAGCCCCGAGCCCACCAGGGTCATCGCGGCCTCATGCGTCCAGGTGCCGCCGTAGGATTCCACCAGCTCTTCCTGAGCGCGCATCCAATACGGCTCGGTGTCGACGATGGTGCCGTCCATGTCCCAGAGGACTGCGGCGGGCAAGGCAGGTGCGGATTCGGTCACGGGCGACAAGTCTACGGCGTCGCGATCCGGCCTCACTTTTCCTCACCTCTCGGTGGAACGCCTATCCTTGACTGACGGCACCCGCACCGTGCGGACGTCTCGGAAGGCAGTGAGGTACCCATCACGGTGACAGACAACGGATTCCTCCGCGGACGGCTGCTGCTGGTCGCGTTCGAAGGCTGGAACGACGCCGGCGAAGCGGCCACCGGTGCGCTCCGGGTGCTCAAGGAGCAACTCGAGGTGGTTCCGATCAGCGAGGTCGACACCGAGGAGTACTTCGACTTCCAGTTCAACCGGCCGACGGTCTCGGCCGACGACGAAGGCCGGCGCGTGCTCACCTGGCCGGGCGCGACCGTGTACGGGCCCGATGGCGCCGTCGACACGGAGGCGACGGCGACGCCGGGCTCATCCGTCGATGCCGACGACGACTCGCACGTCTATCTCCTGATCGGCTCCGAGCCCTCCCGCAACTGGAAGAAGTTCACGGCCGAGATCATGTCGGCGGCAGTCGCCGAAGACATCAGCGGGGTGCTGCTGCTCGGGGCGATGCTCGCCGACGTGCCGCACACCCGGCCCATCTCGGTCTTCGCCACCAGCGAGAACCCACTGGTGCGCAGTGAGCTCGACATCGAGCGCAGCTCCTACGAAGGACCGGTGGGCATCCTCAGCGTCATCGCCGACGCCGCCGAGAACGCGGGCATCCCCGCCATCTCGATCTGGGCATCCGTGCCGCACTACGTGCACAACGCGCCCTCCCCGAAGGCCACTCTGGCCCTGATCGACAAGATCGAAGAGCTCATCGACGTGCAGATCGACCGGGGTGAACTCGTCGAGGAGTCGAGCGCCTGGGAATCGGGCATCGACGCGTTGGCGGGCGAAGACGAAGACATGGCGGCGTACATCCAGCAGCTCGAGCAGGCGCGCGACACCGTCGACTCGCCCGAGGCGAGCGGCGAGGCCATCGCTCAGGAGTTCGAGCGCTACCTCCGCAAGCGCGGCGACGGTCGCGCCGGCGGCGATGGTCGGCCCGACGAGCCCTGGCGTCGCGACTGAGTTGGTTGCCTCGGGCGCCGTGCTTCGCGCGGCGTCCTCGGGCGTCGCCGGTCCTTGCCCGGCGCCGCGCGACATGCTCGCGTGCGGTCGCTGACGCGGCCGCGCGCTCACCCTGGGTCGTCGAGTAGGGCCTGTTGCGTGGCGTGCCGTGCGCTCGTGTGCGAAACGACGGAGTTTCGGGGCCCACACCGGAAACGACGGAGGCTCCGCCCGCAGTTCCGCGCCCCCTCCGTCGTTTCGTTCTCGTTCTCGTTCTCGTTTCCCAAGTCGTGGGGCGCGAGACCGCAGGCCGCGGGCCGCTCCCGGATGACCCAGGGTGAGGCCGAGGCCGCGTCAGCGACCTCAGCCGAACATGTCGCCTCGCGCCGCAGAAGCGGCGGCGCGAGAAATGAGCGCCGAGCTACCCGGCAGGGCAGCTCAGCGCGGGCAGTGGCGAGGCGGTACAGAAGCGGCGGCGCGAGCAATAAGGGCTCGCCCAGCCGAAGGCCGGGCGAGCCCGAAGAATGCGGCGCGGTACCCAGTTCCCCGGCCCCCGCAACAGCCGGTACCTACAGCCGAATCCCCAAAAGCGCATCCAACATGCGAGCCGCCAGCGCGTTCGACGCCGCCGAGTGCGGCACTGCGTACCAGGCGTCGAACTCGTCGAGGGCGCCGGGGGTGTCGAGGTCGTCGTGCAGGCGCAGGCGCACGCGCTCCAGGAGTAGCAGCGCG
It encodes the following:
- a CDS encoding HAD family hydrolase, whose amino-acid sequence is MTESAPALPAAVLWDMDGTIVDTEPYWMRAQEELVESYGGTWTHEAAMTLVGSGLDRSARIMQEFGVEMPADEIIQLLSTKVMEQISEHVPWRPGALELLTALHERGVPQALVTMSIGRMARHVAGFVPADVFATVVSADVVTQSKPHPEAYLTAAQTLGVDIAHTVAIEDSVTGVTSAVASGAAVIGVQHLLNLDDSGADRVWNTLEGVTPDDLATVLAEVRSDAGQSA
- a CDS encoding proteasome assembly chaperone family protein, with protein sequence MTDNGFLRGRLLLVAFEGWNDAGEAATGALRVLKEQLEVVPISEVDTEEYFDFQFNRPTVSADDEGRRVLTWPGATVYGPDGAVDTEATATPGSSVDADDDSHVYLLIGSEPSRNWKKFTAEIMSAAVAEDISGVLLLGAMLADVPHTRPISVFATSENPLVRSELDIERSSYEGPVGILSVIADAAENAGIPAISIWASVPHYVHNAPSPKATLALIDKIEELIDVQIDRGELVEESSAWESGIDALAGEDEDMAAYIQQLEQARDTVDSPEASGEAIAQEFERYLRKRGDGRAGGDGRPDEPWRRD